One genomic region from Vicinamibacterales bacterium encodes:
- a CDS encoding amidohydrolase family protein, with translation MAIIDFHNHFYPPSYLTAVRNGKSTITHTTDNDGNPVLHYPGDYNIVVPEHRDANLRDQVLAEHGIDTQVLTFTSPGTHVEAPETAVALATEINNDFAEIVRSRSRFTALATLPLNDPLAAGIELDRAMTQLGFKGAMLFSNVNGTALSDECYWPMYERANDQGAVLYIHPIHPVGVEAMTEYWLMPLLGFVFDTTLAAAKIVFSGVTERFPRITWVLAHLGGTVPYLAERLDRGFYAFEDCRQHIDQPPSTYLKRFYYDTVNFDSKAVQLAIDFAGVSHVIAGSDYPHKIGSLRKMLDGIAGLSISDQARADILGNNTARLLGS, from the coding sequence GTGGCCATCATCGATTTTCACAACCATTTCTATCCGCCGAGCTACCTCACCGCCGTCCGTAACGGCAAGAGCACCATAACCCATACGACCGACAATGACGGGAATCCGGTGCTGCACTACCCCGGCGACTACAACATCGTCGTCCCCGAGCATCGCGACGCTAACTTGCGTGATCAAGTGCTAGCCGAGCATGGCATCGACACTCAGGTGCTCACATTCACGTCTCCCGGTACTCATGTCGAAGCTCCTGAAACGGCTGTTGCGCTGGCAACGGAGATCAACAATGACTTCGCCGAGATCGTACGGTCGAGGTCACGGTTCACTGCGCTGGCCACGCTCCCACTGAACGATCCGCTGGCGGCGGGCATCGAACTCGACCGGGCGATGACCCAACTCGGGTTCAAAGGCGCCATGCTCTTCAGCAATGTCAACGGCACGGCACTGAGTGACGAATGCTACTGGCCGATGTACGAGAGGGCGAACGATCAGGGCGCTGTGCTTTACATCCATCCCATTCACCCTGTGGGCGTTGAGGCGATGACTGAGTACTGGCTGATGCCACTGCTCGGCTTCGTCTTCGACACGACCTTGGCCGCAGCCAAAATCGTCTTTAGTGGTGTGACTGAGCGATTTCCGCGCATCACCTGGGTCCTCGCACACCTCGGCGGCACTGTGCCCTATCTGGCCGAGCGGCTCGACCGTGGCTTCTATGCGTTTGAGGACTGCCGCCAGCATATCGACCAACCACCCAGCACCTACCTGAAACGCTTCTATTACGATACGGTGAATTTTGATTCGAAGGCGGTCCAACTCGCTATCGACTTTGCCGGTGTCAGCCACGTGATTGCCGGCAGTGACTATCCTCACAAGATCGGCAGCCTGCGCAAAATGCTCGATGGTATTGCCGGCCTGTCGATCTCCGACCAGGCCCGGGCCGACATTTTAGGTAACAACACTGCTAGGCTGCTTGGTTCCTGA
- a CDS encoding amino acid permease translates to MTGTSPGGELKRSLTLVPTTALVVGTIIGASIFVQPSEITALVPSLGGVAAIWFAAGVLTFLGALVCAELASAFSRTGGVYVFLNETYSPVVGFLWGWAMFWSMHSGILAAIAVVFARYVAFFVPLSDIGIQLVAAGAILVLSAINYRGIKHGSQLQTTFTIGKVAAIVLMITVGLALAPGDSGGAATAAPQAVDGVAGEVSWTAIIQALIAGLFAFGGWHMVTYAAGETIDPTRTIPRALLVGTVIVTVCYVALNAVYMYVLPLDVVISSTRVAADAAEALIGNVGGVLMSGLVIFSTFGALNGIILAGPRVYYSMAQDGLLFRWASHTHPTFRTPHLAIVLQGVWAAVLVFTGTYSQLFSRVIYVEWIFFGLMGLGLFILRRRPDYRPAYRVGGYAVIAAIFALASAVIVLNRLITEPAEALSGLAIVLLGVPVYYFWLARPKGA, encoded by the coding sequence ATGACTGGCACGTCTCCAGGTGGTGAGCTTAAGCGCTCGCTGACGCTTGTGCCTACGACGGCACTAGTCGTGGGCACGATCATCGGTGCATCGATCTTCGTGCAACCGTCGGAGATCACGGCACTGGTCCCGTCGCTCGGTGGCGTCGCGGCTATCTGGTTCGCAGCCGGCGTTCTGACGTTTCTTGGTGCATTGGTCTGTGCCGAGCTAGCCTCAGCTTTTTCACGTACGGGCGGTGTCTACGTTTTCCTGAACGAAACGTATTCGCCAGTGGTGGGTTTTTTGTGGGGTTGGGCGATGTTCTGGAGCATGCATTCCGGAATCCTCGCTGCTATTGCCGTCGTCTTCGCCCGCTATGTTGCGTTCTTCGTGCCCCTCAGCGACATTGGTATCCAACTCGTAGCCGCCGGAGCGATCCTCGTGCTCTCGGCGATCAACTATCGCGGTATCAAGCACGGGAGCCAGTTGCAAACTACCTTCACCATTGGCAAGGTAGCCGCTATCGTCTTGATGATTACGGTAGGACTGGCGCTTGCGCCAGGCGATTCAGGTGGCGCAGCAACTGCCGCGCCGCAGGCCGTCGACGGTGTCGCCGGCGAGGTGTCATGGACCGCGATTATCCAGGCGCTGATCGCTGGGCTGTTCGCATTCGGCGGGTGGCACATGGTGACCTATGCCGCGGGTGAAACCATCGACCCAACACGCACCATCCCGCGTGCACTGCTTGTTGGCACCGTCATCGTCACGGTTTGCTACGTTGCGCTGAACGCAGTCTACATGTATGTCCTTCCACTCGACGTCGTCATCTCCTCGACACGGGTGGCCGCCGATGCGGCTGAGGCGTTGATTGGGAACGTCGGCGGAGTTTTGATGTCGGGGTTGGTCATCTTCTCTACCTTTGGTGCCTTGAATGGCATCATCTTGGCCGGCCCACGTGTCTATTACTCAATGGCACAGGATGGCCTACTCTTCCGCTGGGCCAGCCACACGCACCCAACGTTCCGGACTCCACATCTGGCGATCGTGCTGCAGGGTGTCTGGGCTGCGGTCCTTGTATTCACTGGCACCTACAGTCAACTCTTCTCCCGCGTCATCTATGTTGAGTGGATCTTCTTCGGACTGATGGGACTCGGCTTGTTCATCCTGCGCCGACGTCCCGACTATCGGCCCGCCTATCGCGTTGGCGGCTATGCTGTCATTGCTGCCATTTTTGCCTTAGCATCCGCGGTCATTGTGCTGAATCGTCTGATTACTGAACCGGCCGAGGCACTTTCAGGTTTAGCGATCGTGCTACTCGGCGTGCCGGTGTACTACTTTTGGCTGGCGCGACCGAAAGGAGCGTAG
- a CDS encoding aminotransferase class I/II-fold pyridoxal phosphate-dependent enzyme, producing the protein MSFSRRTFVKTLGVGGAAALSGAYIPRAYDLPSFWTPTLLAQEGPLLLHNNENPLGPGDRVLNAIREHIAPDGAPVGRYPFQLMRNLVGAIAQRFEVQPGNVIVGTGSTQVLRTAVMRYTSSSKPLVTATPTYEECTQYAQLLGHAVVEIGLNDRLMLDLDEMAEAAKGAGMVFLNNPNNPTATVYPADEINGCIDKILTASPDTRILVDEAYHDYVTDPRHETQIPAAVKNNRILAARTFSKAHGMAGLRTGYGIAHEDMIGELREFHSGNTINTPGVIAGSISILDVRRLNEESARNTEARQYTIDWFKNAGFEATDSQTNFIFVKTGMNAQEFRDGNLENGVMVGRNFPPYEEEWARISIGTMEQMEQATESFAKVLRVNATAAA; encoded by the coding sequence ATGTCGTTTTCGCGACGCACATTTGTAAAGACTCTCGGGGTCGGAGGCGCAGCAGCGCTCTCTGGCGCCTACATCCCAAGAGCGTATGACTTGCCTTCGTTTTGGACGCCAACCTTACTGGCACAGGAAGGTCCATTACTGCTGCACAACAACGAGAACCCACTGGGTCCTGGCGATAGGGTGCTCAACGCGATCCGCGAGCACATTGCACCGGACGGTGCACCCGTTGGGCGCTATCCGTTCCAGTTAATGCGTAACCTTGTGGGAGCAATTGCTCAGCGGTTCGAGGTTCAGCCTGGAAACGTGATTGTCGGCACCGGCTCGACCCAGGTGCTCCGGACAGCTGTCATGCGCTACACGAGTTCGAGCAAGCCGCTCGTGACGGCGACACCAACTTACGAAGAGTGCACACAGTATGCCCAACTTCTCGGTCATGCCGTCGTCGAAATTGGTCTCAACGACCGGCTTATGCTCGACCTAGATGAGATGGCAGAAGCCGCCAAGGGTGCCGGGATGGTCTTCCTGAACAACCCAAATAACCCGACTGCGACGGTGTATCCAGCCGATGAAATTAACGGGTGCATCGACAAGATCCTGACGGCATCACCCGACACCCGCATCCTCGTGGACGAGGCGTATCACGACTACGTGACCGACCCGCGTCACGAGACGCAGATTCCGGCTGCTGTGAAGAATAATCGCATTCTGGCTGCGCGTACTTTCTCAAAGGCGCACGGTATGGCGGGCCTCCGGACGGGCTATGGCATCGCCCACGAGGACATGATTGGCGAGCTCAGGGAGTTCCATAGTGGCAACACAATCAACACGCCTGGGGTCATCGCCGGTAGCATCTCGATCCTCGACGTACGGCGGCTCAATGAGGAGTCAGCCCGCAATACTGAAGCGCGTCAGTACACGATTGACTGGTTCAAGAACGCGGGCTTTGAGGCTACCGATTCGCAGACCAACTTCATCTTTGTCAAGACCGGGATGAACGCGCAGGAGTTCCGTGACGGCAACCTTGAGAATGGTGTAATGGTTGGTCGGAACTTCCCACCGTATGAGGAGGAGTGGGCGCGCATTTCCATCGGCACAATGGAGCAAATGGAGCAGGCAACCGAATCGTTCGCGAAGGTGCTCCGCGTCAACGCAACAGCGGCCGCCTAA
- a CDS encoding aminotransferase class I/II-fold pyridoxal phosphate-dependent enzyme translates to MSLSRRAFFRNLGVDRADSVSPNLIASRGREALELWRNGLNYEDEAQWPVTRLADGAIVISSNENPLGPGPAAYQALLDGLDQQAGRYPTNFRPSHRDLMQTIASKYGARPENVTLGTGSGEILENAALAYTSPDKALVTADPSYLQAVGVARRQGHPVRTVPLDANLRLDSEAIARAASGAGLVFLCNPNNPSSTVMPASDVEALVAEVRRSSPDTRILIDEAYHDYATDPAHQTAIPLALRTPNVFVARTFSKAYGMAGLRLGYAIGHLETIATLAQWTHVFNSNNLANAAAVASLNDPQHLEQERARNKEARDFTIGVFNDLGCEAADAQTNFLFVNIGRPAAEFRNACAEHNVAVGRDFPPMEKTHARVSIGTIGEMRRAAEVFKQVLA, encoded by the coding sequence ATGTCGCTCTCGCGTCGCGCGTTCTTTCGCAATTTAGGGGTCGATCGCGCCGACTCGGTTTCTCCAAATCTCATAGCGTCCCGTGGGCGCGAAGCACTTGAATTGTGGCGGAACGGCCTGAACTACGAGGATGAGGCGCAGTGGCCTGTCACGAGGTTGGCGGATGGTGCCATCGTTATTTCCAGTAATGAAAATCCTTTAGGGCCTGGGCCGGCGGCCTACCAAGCGCTTCTCGATGGTCTGGACCAGCAGGCCGGTCGCTACCCGACCAACTTCCGACCGAGTCATCGTGACCTGATGCAGACGATCGCCAGCAAATATGGCGCTCGCCCAGAAAACGTCACGCTCGGCACTGGCTCGGGGGAGATTCTCGAGAACGCGGCCCTGGCATACACCAGTCCGGATAAGGCACTCGTCACCGCTGACCCGTCTTACCTGCAGGCTGTCGGCGTAGCCAGGCGGCAGGGGCATCCTGTACGCACGGTGCCACTTGACGCGAATTTACGGCTTGACTCAGAAGCTATTGCTCGCGCAGCGAGTGGTGCCGGCTTAGTCTTTCTGTGCAATCCGAACAACCCGAGCTCGACCGTCATGCCAGCTTCCGATGTCGAAGCCCTCGTGGCTGAGGTCCGCCGGTCGTCACCGGATACGCGCATCCTGATCGACGAGGCGTATCACGACTATGCAACCGACCCGGCACACCAGACAGCGATTCCATTGGCGCTTCGAACGCCAAATGTGTTCGTGGCGCGGACGTTCTCAAAGGCCTACGGCATGGCGGGCCTCCGGCTTGGCTACGCTATCGGTCACCTGGAGACGATCGCGACCCTAGCGCAGTGGACGCACGTGTTTAATTCCAACAATCTAGCCAACGCGGCGGCTGTTGCCTCGCTCAACGACCCGCAGCATCTCGAGCAAGAGCGCGCACGCAACAAGGAGGCGCGCGACTTCACGATCGGAGTGTTCAACGACCTCGGTTGCGAGGCTGCTGATGCACAGACGAACTTCCTGTTCGTTAACATCGGTCGTCCAGCGGCTGAGTTCCGTAACGCGTGCGCCGAGCACAATGTGGCCGTCGGTCGGGATTTTCCACCGATGGAAAAAACGCATGCCCGTGTTTCGATTGGCACAATCGGCGAAATGCGCCGAGCCGCTGAAGTCTTCAAGCAGGTACTGGCATAG